The sequence GTACTTTAAATTCTGTTGAGAGTGGTGTAAAATGGTTCAAAAAGAATGATCGTCCTGATTTGATTTTTTTGGACATTCAACTTAATGATGGTTATGGATTTGATATTTTGGATGATGTTACCGATCACCCTCCAGTTATATTTACTACTGCCTATAATGAATTTGCTATCAGGGGATTCAAGTATAATGGAGTGGATTATTTACTGAAACCTATCGTGAAAAGTGATTTAAAAACAGCTCTTGAAAAATTTAAGAAAAACGTCACACGAAATGGAAATACTTCTACCGATAATCTGGAGCATTTAAAACAACTTTTTCATAAGGAATACAAGCATCGTTTTATGGTAAAGGTTGGGAATCAGTTTAGATCTTTCAATGTAGAGGATATAGCGTATTTTAAATCGCATGAAGGTTTAATTTGTTTGCAGACACATACCGGACAGTCTTATCCCATTGAATATACTATTGATCAGTTGGAGAACATTTTAAATCCAATTCATTTTTTTAGAATCAATCGCAAGTTTATGGTTTCTGTGAAAGCAGTTGTTGAAATTCATAGTTATTTTAATAGTCGATTGCTTTTAAAGTTGCTGCCCAAAGAGGAAGAACAGATAGTTGTTTCAAGGGAACGTACCACTAATTTTAAGCGTTGGTTGGATATGTAAACCGTGGCAATTAAACTACCATTTTCTTCTTAGAATAAACCATGAGTATAAGCAATAAGCTTACCATCGTTGATTCCGAAACCCGTTGGTTTTAGCAAACTCAACAGTGGACACCAAATAATCTTCC is a genomic window of Flagellimonas sp. CMM7 containing:
- a CDS encoding LytTR family DNA-binding domain-containing protein translates to MRAVIIEDEEFATKRLMKLVEELAPEIEVIGTLNSVESGVKWFKKNDRPDLIFLDIQLNDGYGFDILDDVTDHPPVIFTTAYNEFAIRGFKYNGVDYLLKPIVKSDLKTALEKFKKNVTRNGNTSTDNLEHLKQLFHKEYKHRFMVKVGNQFRSFNVEDIAYFKSHEGLICLQTHTGQSYPIEYTIDQLENILNPIHFFRINRKFMVSVKAVVEIHSYFNSRLLLKLLPKEEEQIVVSRERTTNFKRWLDM